The genomic stretch GTGCAGGTCCACCCGCTGGTAGGGGATGATCTGGCCCATCGCGCCGCGCAGCACGCTGTACAGCGGTACCGGCTTGCGCCACTGGTGGCCGGGCCGGGCGCCGCCGAGGACGGCGATGGTGGCCGCCAGACGGCCGATGAGCGCGTTTCCGTGGTCGATGCGCAGCAGGTCGCCGAAGACCTGCGGGGCCTGGCCGTGCCGGTCCTCCATCTCGCGCAGTTCCTGCGCCTGCTGGTGGACGAACGCCTGGATACGGCGGGCGATGTTGACGAACGCCCGCTGCGCCGACTCGCGCAGGTCCTCCTCGGCGCTGACCGCGTCGAGCACCGAGGTCAGCACCGCGCGGTGGGCGGCCTGGAACTCGGCCGTCAGGCCCGGCCCCTCGCCGCCCACGGCGAGGGAGCTGAGGACGTCCTCCTGGAAGTCGCCCTTGCGCATCCGCTCCATGGCCTCGGGCAGCAGCTCGTCGGCCAGCCGGACGGTGGCCGCCTCCTGCTGGATCAAGGCCGCGTCCCGCAGGGCCAGAGCCTCCTCCAGCCGGGCGATGCGGCGTCCTCTGCTCACCGAGATGCCACAGGCGACAACAGCCACCACAGCCGCCACGCCCACCAGGCCGACGGGCGCGCGGGCCGAGGTCGGGACGAGGCAGACCAGGACGAGTGTGGCGACAGCGACGACAACGGCGGGCAGGAGCCACACACGCGAGGTCGCGAAACGTACGATTCCGGGCGGCGATTGCTCGCGGACCATCAGCACCCTCAAGCCATCTGAAGAGACGATCTTATGACGATGGGCGGAGCATAACGGCCCGCAGACGTGGGAGTTGACCACGGGGCTCCTTCAATCACCCGCTCGTGGGAACCGGTTGCGAGCCGCTCGACGCTCCGAGACCTCTTGCGGTACAGGCGCCCCGGCCCCTCCGATGCCTTCCGCGGGGCCGACTAGGCGGTCTGCATATGCTTCTGCCACGGCCCGCACATGCACACCACGATGCTCAACCGCACCGACCGCAATTCGGTCATGGCGGGCAGGACGGGCACACCTGTGCGTCCCGTACGGCCCGGGGCGACCCGGAGCGACCCGGACGCCGGCGTGACCCTGCCGGCCGGCCTCCATGGGGTCCAGGGGGTCGATGTTTGCGCGAACCGTTGCGTTCACCCGGGGGCAGTGCCACACTTCCGGACGCCAATCGACCGATTCACACAGATACCAACAAGCGGAGCCGCGAGTCCTGTTGACGGCACCGGGCCGCGTGCGGCCGGGAGCCGCGCGCTCCCGTGGCCGACGTGGAGGCAAGGCATGGCAGACCCCCGATCCCATCGAAGACTCGCGCACCGGCTGACCGCGACCTGCGCGGCCGCCGCCCTCGCCGTCGGCCTCGGCCTCGGCGCGGGCGCCGCGGCCGGCGCCACGCCGCCTCGGCGCGCCCCGGAGGCGGCGACCCAGCAGGCCGCCGGCTCCGAGCCCACGCAGGCCCCCGCCCAGGACGCCATCCCCACCGGCAGCCCGCACAAGGTGACCTACGACGGCTACTCGTACATGGTCGACGGCAAGCGCCTCTACGTCTGGTCGGGGGAGTTCCACTACTTCCGGCTGCCGAGCCAGGACCTGTGGTACGACACCCTGCAGAAGATGAAGGCGGCCGGCTTCAACGCCGTCTCCCTGTACTTCGACTGGGGCTACCACTCGCCCGCGCCCGGCGTCTACGACTTCACCGGCGTCCGCGACGTCGACAAGCTGCTGGACATGGCCGACCAGCTCGGCATCTACGTCATAGCCCGCCCCGGCCCCTACATCAACGCCGAGGTGGACGGCGGCGGCTTCCCCGACTGGCTGGACACCACCGCGGGCAGCACCCGCACCAGCGACCCCGAGTACCTGAAGTACAGCGACCAGTGGCAGACCCAGATCGACCGGATCATCGCCCGCCACCAACTGACCAACGGTACCGGCTCGGTGCTCGACTACCAGGTCGAGAACGAGTACTACAACGGGACCGCCGCGGGCCGCACCTACATGAAGCACCTTGAGGACAAGGCGACCGCCGACGGCATCACCGTACCGCTGGTCGGCAACAACAACGGTACCTTCAACTCCGGCGACGCCGCGCTGGACGTGGACGGCGCCGACTCCTACCCGCAGGGCTTCAACTGCTCCAACCCCACCAAGTGGAACGGCGTTCCCGACCTCAGTTATGATCATGTGGCCGGAAAGCCCCTGGAGACGGCCGAGTACCAGGGCGGCGCCTTCGACCCATGGGGCGGCCCCGGTTACGACAAGTGCGCGCAGCTGATCAACGACCAGTTCGCGGACGTCTTCTACAAGCAGAACATCGCCGTCGGCGCCACCTCGCAGAGCTTCTACATGACCTACGGCGGCACCAACTGGGGCTGGCTGGGCGAGCCGGAGAACTACACCTCGTACGACTACGGCGCCGCGATCCGCGAGACCCGGCAGCTGGACCCGAAGTACGACGAGGACAAGCTCATCGGCTACTTCACCCAGTCCACGGCACCTCTGACGAAGACCGACGCGCTGCCCAGCACCCCCACGGACAACGCGAAGGTCACCGACACCGCCCGCCGCAACCCCGACACCGGCACCCAGTTCCACGTCGTGCGGCACACCGACTCCACCGCCACCAGCGACGACACCGCCCACGTCACCATCGACCTGGGCGCGCACAGCGGCTACACCTACGACGACGCCGACGCGGCCGTCGCCTACAGCGGCTCCTGGTCGCACGTCGGCGCCGAGCAGAGCTACACCGGCGGCGACTACCAGCACACCGAGTCGTTCAGCTCCACCGCCGGCGACAGCGCCACCGTCGACTTCACCGGCACCGGCGTGACCTGGATCAGCAACCTCGACAGCAACCACGGCACCGCCGACGTCTACCTCGACGGCACGAAGACCGCCACCGTCGACCTGTACGCGGCCACCAAGCAGAGCCAGTACGCGGCCTACCGCGCCAGCGGCCTCAGCGACGGCCCGCACACCCTGAAGATCGTCCCGACCGGCCAGAAGGACTCCGCCGCACAGGGCACCTTCGTGACCATCGACGCGATCGACGTGGCCACCGGCAGCCCCGCCTCCGCGCCCGTCTACACCGTGCCGCAGCAGCCGGGCACCTCGCTCGACCTCAACGGCCGCGAGTCGAAGATCATCACCGCCGACTACCAGCTCGGCGGCGGCAACCTCATGCGCTACAGCACCTCCGAGGTCATGACCGACGCCGCCATCGGCGGCCGGCAGACCGCCGTCCTCTACGGCGACCACGGCACCGACGGCGAGACCGTCCTGCACTACGCCGCCGAGCCGAAGGTCACCGCCACCGGCGGCACCGTCACCACCCACTGGGACCCGGCCACCGGCGACCTGCGCCTCGACTACCAGCACAACGGCCTGATCCGGGTGACGATCAACGGCGGAGGCAGCCCGCTGCTGCTCCTGCTGGCCGACACCGACACCGCCAAGACCTTCTGGGAGCAGGACACCTCCGCCGGACCCGTCCTGGTCCGCGGCACCCACCTGCTGCGCGGCGCCGCCGTCCACGGCAGCCGGCTCGACCTGACCGGCGACATCGGCACCGACGGCTCCTTCGAGGTGTTCACCGCCGCGTCCTCCGTCACCTGGAACGGCAAGGCGGTCACCACCCGGGCCACCGCCGACGGCAGCCGCACCGGCACCGCGCCCAACGCGGCGAAGATCACCCTGCCGGCGCTCACCGGCTGGAAGCAGGAGCAGGAGTCCCCGGAGGCGCAGCCCGGCTTCGACGACTCCAGCTGGCCGGTCGCCGACAAGACGACCTCCAACAGCACCACCACGCCCGGCTCCCTGCCCGTCCTCTTCGCCGACGACTACGGCTTCCACACCGGCAGCACCTGGTACCGGGGCCGCTTCACCGGCACCGGCAAGGAGACCGGCATCACCCTGAGCGCGCAGAGCGGCGGCGGCGCCGCGGCCTCCTCCGTGTGGCTCAACGGCACCTTCCTCGGCAGCGCCACCAAGGACGGCCAGAAGACCTACACCTTCCCCGCGGGATCGGTGAAGACCGGCGCCGACAACGTCATCTCCGTCCTCACCGTCAATATGGGCCACGAAGAGGACTACAACGAGTCCAACGGCAGCAAGGCCGCCCGCGGCCTGACCGGCGCGAACCTCGTCGGGAACCCGCTGGGCACCGTCACCTGGCGCCTCCAGGGCGCCCGCGACGGCGCCAACCTGGCCGACCCGGTGCGCGGTGAGCTCAGCAGCGGCGGCCTGTACGGCGAGCGCGCCGGCTGGATGCTGCCCGGCTACGACACCTCGAAGTGGAAGCCGGTCACCCTGCCCGCCACCAGCACCACCCCGGGCGTGTCCTGGTACACCACCACGGCGAACCTGGACCTGCCGCAGGGACAGGACACCTCGATCGGCGTCAACATCGCCGACGACCCGTCCCGCCAGTACCGCGCCGAGATCTACGTCAACGGCTGGGACATGGGCAACTACGTCAACTACCTCGGCCCGCAGCACAGCTTCCCCGTGCCCAACGGTGTACTGAACCCGCACGGCCGCAACACCATCTCCATCGCGGTGTGGAACCTCGACGGCTCCACCGGCGGCCTCGGCACGGTGAGCCTCGTCGACTACGGTTCCTACGCCTCGTCGCTGACCGTCCACCAGAACACCAGCCCCGGCTACGACCCGGTCCGCTACGCCATGCCGGCGCCGGCCACCTCCACGGTCAGGCTCGACACCCCCGGCTCCACCGAGGGCTCGGCCACCTTCACGGCCACCGCCACGGTCAGCGTCCCGGCCGGGAAGCCCGCCGCCGCCCTGGTCACCGCCCACCTGGCCGCGCCCGACGGCTGGACCGTCAGCGCCAAGTCCACCCCGCCGGCCACCCTGCTGGTCCTGCCCGGGCACTCGACGGCCTTCACATGGACCGTCACCGCCCCGGCCAAGCCCGCCAAGGCCAGCGCCCTCACGGCCACCGCGACCCTGTACCAGCTGGGCCGCGCCGTCCACCCGTCCGACGAGCGGATCACCACCGCCGTCCCGTCCCCGCCGCCCGCCGGCACCGACCAGGTCAGCGACCTCGACTGGCTCTCGTCCACCAACGGCTGGGGCCCGGTCGAACGCGACCAGAGCGTCGGGAACACCGCGGCCGACGACGGCACCCCGCTCACCCTCGACGGCACCGTCTACGCCAAGGGCCTGGGCACCAACTCGCCCAGCGACGTGCAGATCTACCTCGACGCCAAGTGCAGCCGGTTCACCGCCACGGTCGGCATCGACCACGGCGACCCCGGCAGCTCCACGTTCAGCGTCCTGCTCGACGGCAAGACGCTGGTCACCACGCCGGTGCTGCGCGGCAGTTCCCACTCCGTCACCATCGACGTCCCCGTCACCGGCGGCCAGGTCCTCGACCTGAACGTCGGCGACGGCGGCGACGGCAACGGCAACGACCACGCGGACTGGGTCAACCCCACCCTCACCTGCGCCTGACCCCTCACCCCCGTCCGGCGGCCGGCGCCCCCTCCCACGAGGGGACGCCGGCCGCCGGCGCCAGCAGGCCCTGGACACAGGTGGACACGTGAGCGACATCGATCAGGCCAAGCAGGCTCTGCGGGACCGGGTGTGGCGCGGGCTCATCGACGCCGGCGGGGCGCCGGCCGACTCGTACGGGAAGATTCCCGGCTTCCACGGCGCCCAGCGGACAGCGGAGCGGCTGGAGGAGGTGGACGGGTGGCGTAGGGCGGCCACCGTCAAGGCGAATCCTGACCGGGCCCAACTGCCGGTTCGGCGAGCGGCGTTGGAGAAGGGGAAACTCCTCTACACGGCTGTGCCCCGGATGGCGGGCCCGCAGCCGTTCTTCGTGCTCGACCCGCACACGCTGACCATCCCCTTGGCCGAGGCGGCGGACAAGAGGGGCGCCGCTCGCGTGGGTCGCCGTGTCGGGGTGGAGGAGATGCGCCCCGTCGACGTGGTGGTCTGCGGAAGCGTCGCCGTGAACCGCTCCGGGGCTCGCATCGGCAAGGGGGCGGGCTACTCCGACCTGGAGGTCGCCCTCCTCACCGAGGCCGGACTCGTGACGGAGGACACGGTGATCGTCGCGCCCGTCCATCCGCTACAGGTGATCGAGGACGACATCCCCGAGACAGGGCACGACTTCAGCGTGGACTACATCGTCACGCCGGACGAGGTGATCGCCTGCGGCAACCGGCGGCGGCCGACCGGCCTGGTGTGGGACGACCTCACGCCGGAGAAGATCGCGGCCATCCCGGTGCTGGCCGCGCGTGACCCGCGCCGTACGGTCTGACCGCCCGGAACGCGCTGCCGGTATCGGCCTCGCCGTGCTCCTCCCGGGTACACGGGGCCGAGTGGTGTCCGGGGCCGC from Actinacidiphila yeochonensis CN732 encodes the following:
- a CDS encoding beta-galactosidase → MADPRSHRRLAHRLTATCAAAALAVGLGLGAGAAAGATPPRRAPEAATQQAAGSEPTQAPAQDAIPTGSPHKVTYDGYSYMVDGKRLYVWSGEFHYFRLPSQDLWYDTLQKMKAAGFNAVSLYFDWGYHSPAPGVYDFTGVRDVDKLLDMADQLGIYVIARPGPYINAEVDGGGFPDWLDTTAGSTRTSDPEYLKYSDQWQTQIDRIIARHQLTNGTGSVLDYQVENEYYNGTAAGRTYMKHLEDKATADGITVPLVGNNNGTFNSGDAALDVDGADSYPQGFNCSNPTKWNGVPDLSYDHVAGKPLETAEYQGGAFDPWGGPGYDKCAQLINDQFADVFYKQNIAVGATSQSFYMTYGGTNWGWLGEPENYTSYDYGAAIRETRQLDPKYDEDKLIGYFTQSTAPLTKTDALPSTPTDNAKVTDTARRNPDTGTQFHVVRHTDSTATSDDTAHVTIDLGAHSGYTYDDADAAVAYSGSWSHVGAEQSYTGGDYQHTESFSSTAGDSATVDFTGTGVTWISNLDSNHGTADVYLDGTKTATVDLYAATKQSQYAAYRASGLSDGPHTLKIVPTGQKDSAAQGTFVTIDAIDVATGSPASAPVYTVPQQPGTSLDLNGRESKIITADYQLGGGNLMRYSTSEVMTDAAIGGRQTAVLYGDHGTDGETVLHYAAEPKVTATGGTVTTHWDPATGDLRLDYQHNGLIRVTINGGGSPLLLLLADTDTAKTFWEQDTSAGPVLVRGTHLLRGAAVHGSRLDLTGDIGTDGSFEVFTAASSVTWNGKAVTTRATADGSRTGTAPNAAKITLPALTGWKQEQESPEAQPGFDDSSWPVADKTTSNSTTTPGSLPVLFADDYGFHTGSTWYRGRFTGTGKETGITLSAQSGGGAAASSVWLNGTFLGSATKDGQKTYTFPAGSVKTGADNVISVLTVNMGHEEDYNESNGSKAARGLTGANLVGNPLGTVTWRLQGARDGANLADPVRGELSSGGLYGERAGWMLPGYDTSKWKPVTLPATSTTPGVSWYTTTANLDLPQGQDTSIGVNIADDPSRQYRAEIYVNGWDMGNYVNYLGPQHSFPVPNGVLNPHGRNTISIAVWNLDGSTGGLGTVSLVDYGSYASSLTVHQNTSPGYDPVRYAMPAPATSTVRLDTPGSTEGSATFTATATVSVPAGKPAAALVTAHLAAPDGWTVSAKSTPPATLLVLPGHSTAFTWTVTAPAKPAKASALTATATLYQLGRAVHPSDERITTAVPSPPPAGTDQVSDLDWLSSTNGWGPVERDQSVGNTAADDGTPLTLDGTVYAKGLGTNSPSDVQIYLDAKCSRFTATVGIDHGDPGSSTFSVLLDGKTLVTTPVLRGSSHSVTIDVPVTGGQVLDLNVGDGGDGNGNDHADWVNPTLTCA
- a CDS encoding 5-formyltetrahydrofolate cyclo-ligase — its product is MSDIDQAKQALRDRVWRGLIDAGGAPADSYGKIPGFHGAQRTAERLEEVDGWRRAATVKANPDRAQLPVRRAALEKGKLLYTAVPRMAGPQPFFVLDPHTLTIPLAEAADKRGAARVGRRVGVEEMRPVDVVVCGSVAVNRSGARIGKGAGYSDLEVALLTEAGLVTEDTVIVAPVHPLQVIEDDIPETGHDFSVDYIVTPDEVIACGNRRRPTGLVWDDLTPEKIAAIPVLAARDPRRTV